The window ATCTGCCGAATGTCTCGACGGTCAACTTGGTGAAAGAGAAGGAGAACGACCAGAACCGGGTCGTCTTCTCGACCTATCCCACGATGATGAACTGCATTGACGATGCCCGCAAGGATGGGAAGAAGCGTTTCGGCGTGGGGCATTTCGACCTGATCATCATCGACGAAGCACACCGCAGCGTCTATCAGAAATACGGCGCGATCTTTGAGTATTTCGATGCGCTGCTGCTGGGGCTGACGGCAACCCCCAAGTCGGAAGTCGACCGCAATACGTACGATCTGTTTGAACTGGAGGACCATGTCCCGACGTTCGCCTACGAGCTGGAGCAGGCGGTCGGGGACGAGTACCTGGTGCCCCCCAAGGCGGTCTCGGTGCCGCTCAAGTTTCTGCGCGAGGGGATCAAGTACGACGACCTGAGCGACGAAGAGAAGCAAGCCTACGAAGAGAAGTTCTACGACGAGGACGCCGGCGAACTGCCCGACCAGATCAATTCGGCCGCGCTGAACAAGTGGCTGTTCAACAAGGACACCGTCAATAAGGTACTGAAACACCTGATGGAAAGCGGGCTGAAGGTCGAAGGGGGAGACCGGATCGGCAAGTCCATTATCTTCGCCAAGAACCACAAGCACGCCGAGTTCATCGTCGAGCAGTTCGACGCCAACTACCCCAAGCTGGCCGGCAAGCACTGCCGCCTGATCGACAATCAGGTGAGCTACGCCCAGAGCCTGATCGATGATTTTTACATTCCCAACAAGCCGCCGTACATTGCGGTCTCGGTCGATATGCTCGATACCGGGATCGACGTGCCGGAAGTGGTGAACCTGGTGTTCTTCAAAATGGTGCGATCGAAAACCAAGTTTTGGCAGATGGTGGGTCGCGGTACGCGGCTTTGCCCTGACCTGTTCGGCCCGAACATGGACAAGGAGTTTTTCTACATCTTCGACTACTGCCAGAATCTGGAGTTCTTCGGCGAACGGCCCGACGGCGTCGAGGCCACCGTGCAGGAGTCCATCAAAACTAAGAACTTCAAACGCCGGCTACACATCATCGAACACCTGCAAGAGCAAGCCAAAGCAGACCTGCCGCCTGAACTGGCCGCACTTGAGGACGCATACCAAGGCCAACTGCAGGACGTGGTAAAGCGGATGGACGTGAACAATTTTATTGTGCGTCCGAAGCGCGAGTACGTGGAACGTTACCGTGATAAGGAAAGTTGGAAGGGATTGTCGAAGACCGATGTGGTCGACATCGAAGCGAACCTGGCCCCGTTGCCCTACGACGATGACGACGAAGAGTTTGCCCGCCGTTTCGACCTGCTGGTGCTGAACATGGAACTGGCCATTTTAGAAAGTGACCCGAAGCTGACCCGCTACCAGGAACGGATCCGCGAACTGGCCAGCGGCCTGGAAGAAAAGAAAAGCATCCCGGTCGTCAGCGCCCAGATGGAACTGATCCTGGAAGTGCAAACCGACGAGTTCTGGGAATACGTCACCCTGCCGCAACTGGAAAAGGTGCGGAAGTGCCTGCGAGACCTGATCAAGTTCGTCGACAAAAAGGGAGGCCAGGAGAACGTCTTTACGAACTTCGAAGACGACCTGGGCGAAGGCACCGAAATCGACGACCTGGTGCAAAAAGACACCAACCTGAAAAACTACCGCCTGAAGGTCGAACGCTTCATCCGCGACCACGAAACACACATCACGATCCACAAGCTGAAAACGAACAAACCAATCACCGAAGCGGACATCGCCGCCCTGGAAAGCATCCTCTTCTCCGACGAAGGCCCGGGCTCGAAGGAAGACTACCTGGAAACCTACGGCACCGACCAACCCCTGGGCAAGCTGGTGAGGCAAATCGTCGGCCTCGACCAAAACGCCGCCAAAGAAGCGTTCAACGAGTTCCTCTCCAGCTCGACCTTCACCGCCGACCAGATCACCTTCATCAACCAAATCGTCGAACACCTGGTACATAACGGGATGATGGAGCCGAAGGAACTGTTCGAGTCGCCGTTTTCAGATCTGCATGGTCAGGGCGTGATCGGGATGTTTCAGGATGATGCGAAGAAGGTGGTTTCTGTTTTGGAAGCGATTAACGGGAACGCGGTTGTGGCTTAGTGGCGATGATATCTTATCGACTGTACTGTTCGATAATTTGTCTCGACTACCTAGCAAGACAAAAGCTGGCCATGATGGCCCGCATGTTCATCGCTGTGGGGCGGCGAAGAGTGTGGAATTTGTATGGGCATGGATGGTATTGATTACAAAGCTTCCGGAAGGGTTTACCGTTTTTCGGATTTTTGAAGATCCTCGTTCTGACGGCGGCAACCAGCAGCACTCGCTGTTTGACATTCTCTTCATCACGCTGTGGGCGACATGTGGCCCTGGTCAAGGACTTGGAAGTTGGCAACTGCAAGATTTGCTTCCGAGTTCGCAGCACCGAAGACACCGGCAACCACCGCCGAATGTTGCATTTTCTTCGGGTATAAAGACGCATCGCGCTTCTACTACTGTCACCTGGGTGCGAAGCCTGACCCGCACCGTGGCCAGATTATGATCGTCAACGATGCTCCCCGATTAGAACCTAACGAAGAATGAGAAGCTGACCCCTTGGGACGATCAATGGCATCACGTCCTAGCAGCCTGTTGAATTTCTCAGATCGGCTACGTTATTGAGATTGAGCCGATTGCTGCGTTGTGAATTCCTCAATATATCTAATGGATATGCCTGCGGATTCACGCCTTGCACTCGACTCAATCTCAATAACTCGCTCACGAAGCAGAAATTCAACAGGCTGCTAGTACGTCGCAATGTCGATACGGTACGGATCGATGTCTTCTTCGACGACATGTCTATGCCTCACATGAGCGTAACCGACAGACGTTTGGCGCCGGGTGAGTTGGCATTGCTTCGTTCCACGATCTCAATTCCTTCTATGAGTTGACGGTATCCACCCTCTGAGGAAGTCTTGCGTGCTGTCGAATGGCAGGTGAACCGTATCCAACGGTTTGCGATTGTTCTTCCGCGACGCGGAGGTATTCACCCGGTCGAGATCGAAGAGGTGAGAGACGAGGATGTTCATAGCTGATGCCATCAGCTTACAACCTAATGTCGAGTCAGGTCATTCGCCGTTTTTGGCGTGAGCTCGTTGGTTAGTTCTTGAGAGGATCTCCGTAAGTCCGGTACTTTGGTTTGGCTGGCCACTTGGTTCCGTCACTGAATTCGGCGGAGTATGCTTTCCCGGCCAGCTTGGCCTTTTCAGGGGGAACATGCTGAAGGTCTCGTTCGCTGACATAGGAGCCATGGGCGGGGACCAACGCTTTATAGTTGAGCTTGTTGTCCAGCGAAGACATATAAAAGTGACCGGTGTCGAGAATTGAGTTTACCTGGTTCAGATCCCCATCAGGGCCTTTAACGCCGACGTTAATCATGACCTCCCACAGGTCTTTATTGGAATGGTTCGTGATTTTCAAGCGAACCTTGTTTCGCGAATCGTCGGTAAAGCCGAGCACTTCGACCGAGATTGGTTCCTTATGCTCTCCGTACTCAAGCGGTTCGACCGCGGATGGTTGCTTTTCGTGTTCGGAAAGAGGGATGTGCGTGAACCGATGCTGGTACTTGATCTCTTGCACTTCTGTGATCGGAACGATTGCCACAAGGGCTGGTTTGCCATGCAACGGGATGAAATTGCCAAAACCAGAAAAAAAGCCCTGATAGATGGCATCGTCGGGGCTGATGAGTTCTCCCTGGGCGTCAAACGCGAATACGCGATACTGCCGGCAAAAGTCGTGAAAGGGAGGCGTGGGTGGTTTCTTACATCGAATATAGAAACCAAGTCTCTCCGTAGAGAGTTCGATAATCTGCACTTCGTAGTCCCCTTCGCGAATCGATTTTCCGACCGTGGGATTTTCGATCCAGATAGGCTTCCAGGCTTGGGGTAACAGAAGCGTGAACTCGCCAGTCAGTTCCTCTAGTTCGTTCGCGTTTTGCAGCAGTCCCTTGAGAAGCAGATTTCGGCTCTCACTGAGCAGAATGCTCTTGGTCGGGCTCCAACCACTGGTCCTGCTCGACTCCTTGACGGATCTGCCGGGGTTGCCGCGCAGTGTGACCAATTCCCAAGGGAGTTCGTAGAAGTCCTTACCATCGTGACGCACGACTTTCCCCGGCAGCGGCAACCGCAAGAAACTAACGGACACCTTACCAGTCGCGTTCGGTACGTTTTGAAGTACGTCGGTGAGCTGAACTCGCAGGGGACCGGCAAAGGTGACGGACGGATATTCGTGTGCCAATCCGTCGACGACCGGGTACTTGCCCGGCGAGAGTGCAATAGTCGCATCCAAATTCTTATCGATATGATTCAGAACCTGGCGGTCGAAGTCCGTTCGCTTTTCCAAGGGCTTATTATTGACACGATTGAGCCAGTTTGTCATGGAGGGATTGTCCGGGTCGTAGCGGTAATAGCTGGGATGGTACCCAGCTTGGCGACAGGCCCGTTCGATGGCCTCGAGATGGGAGACTTTTTTCAGATCGAGCGAAATCTTCTGTTCTAGGGCATGATGCGGCGCGACCTCTGCTCTTAGCCCTGGGAAAGAAGCAATGAGTTGCTGTAGCACCTCGCCCAGCGGGACCTGATCGAACTTCGCGTCGATCTGCCACTGCTGCTCGAATTCCTCGACCGACATCTTGGGAATAGGCAACTCGGGGTATTCCCCCTGCCAACCTTGCGTCGATTCTTTCTCGGCTGCGGGAGTATCTTCTTGAGCAAAAGATGTGGCTTCGGCGGCAAGCCAAAACGTCACCCAACTAAGAAGGCAAAAAGCGTAACGCAGGGCAACATAAGACATGGGGATAACTCCCAAGGAATCATTGGCGGCAAAATGTGTAAACCGAATACTACCAAACCGGAGAAGGCACCGCGAGAACCGTTCCCAGCGACTCTGATAAGATCATCCGATCCGAGCCGATGTCTGCGGCGAGCTTGTGGGCGACGGTTTCCAAGAAGCGATCGCGGAAACCGAATAGCGGACGGAGCCTTAGGTTGGTTCGCCCTGTCTGTCGCCTGACACGATTTATCAGCGTAGTGGTCAACCTGACCGTAATGGAATCAAACGACTGTTCTGTGCGGACACCTGTGGCAACACGTGCTGGGCATAAAACGAACTGGCCGGCCGTCCACCGGCTTCTCTGGTTTCGCACGTCTTCCAGCCACCACGACAAGTTCTTTGGAGTCGACAACAAGAGTGTTATCTGATGAAAGTCATGGGCATGCGGCTCTCCTGCGGCTGTGAGAGTGGCCTGGGAAGAGATCGCATGCACACTGGTGGCTGGTCGGTTCATGTCGGAGGGCATCCGCACCAGTTTTAATCGATCACTCATTCGATGTTCCCTCGTTCGTCGCAGCGGAATTGAGTCGGAGCCAGGCAGTAGAAGATTGGATCGCCTACTCGGAATCCGCACTCGAAAGAAAGTCGGCGGCGCTGACGTTCCAAGGTGGGAACGGATCAGGATAGCTTTGCCACGCCTCGATTCCCAAGGCCAGCTCCTCATCGGTTAAGAGGCACGCTTGTAGCGAGTCGAGAAGACCTGATAGGACGGTCACCGGTAGTCGATGGGGGTTGGATTCCTGGGAGGAAGTTGGAGTTGTCCGTGGATCTGTCATGGCGAGGTCCTTAGTTAAGAATTTCCTCGTTCTCGGCGATTTGCGAGGAAAGCTCTCGCCACGAAGAGGCGAAGTGCTCAGCCGGTATCACGTTTCGTTTGCGGGTGTCCCACGGAATCAGCGTCATTTCTCGGTAGGGCAAACCCAAACGAGAAAGCACCTCCATCTCATAATCGGCGATCCAATCAATAAGACAGCGCGTTAGCATGGTGTAGCTTTCGCGATTTGTTTCGGTGATCGGTTGTGATTCTGGCAAGTCGGAATCGGACCAAGGGGGATGTTCTAATTTCGATTGCGACAAGTAACGAGGCTCGAACTTGTTACGCGAAAGAAAAACGCCTCCTAGCTTGCGATCTCCAAAGTAGGCACCGAATCCACGAAGAACAACGCAACGTCCGCCTGAGAGTGACAACTGGTAGACGCTGCTGGAACAATCCTTGCGATCGGCGGGCGGCTTTAACTTTTCAAAGCCTAATTCTTGCAGCCAGTTTCCCTCAGGGCGGAGAACATCCCGTCCCCAACACCAGCACTGCTGATTGAAGAGATCAGTCGCGTGTCTGCGAATTTGTTCTACGTTGCGAGACCGCACTTCATCTGCCGGACTTGTCAACATACTTGTTCTACCTTTGTCGATCACAGAAGCCATAATGTCCCCCAGGCGAGTATCAAGGAAAACACCAACGCGAACGCTGCTTGTCGAAACAGAAGCACAGCGGTTCTTTGCCAATTGGTCTCTCTGGCAATGGTCAAAGCAGTCACGAGACAGGGAAAAAGAACGCCAGCCAGATAAACTGCCGTGAGAGTCTGGGCAGCTGTCATGGGCGTGGTGAATCCTTGGTCTCCCGCGAATAGGAATATTCCATCTTTTCGAATCGAGGCCAGCATCAAAGGTAGTGACGCTTCCACGGGCAGATTGAAGATTGCCATCATGGGGCCAATGCCGCTGGACATCACATTAAGGACGCCTGCGTAGGCCAACAGCGAGGCAATGATGCAGATCGCTACAAATATTGGCATCGCTTGCAGGAAAAATTGCTGGATTGTCGTGCGTGATTCACGCCATAAGCTACGAGCACTTGGCCATTGCATGAACGGTCGTCGGGGAGTCATCAAGATATTTAACGCATCTCGGCCGGAACGGGGTGATGAGAGTCGCAAATAGACGAGCGTTGTTAGAAAGAGATATGAGAGGTAAATCAGGTTTAACACGATTGGGCTTCGTCCAAGCTGGATCGACACGGACGAGAGAACTGCCATGGTGGCAGGTAGTTGGTAGCTGCAGGCCGCTCCGAAGGCGATGGCTGCAATCGCCGAATCGCGTGAACAGCCGGAACAGGCACGCGTGCTGACGACGGCTGGCACGTTGCAGCCGAAACCCATCAAGATTCGCACGATATCTCTGCCGCTCAGACCGACATGCCGGACGTACGGATGAAGAGCGATGTTGATTCGTTCCACGAGTCCACTCGATTTGTAGACGCCAAGAATAACTGAGAAGAGAATCACCGTTGGCAAGGCCCAAACCAAGAGGAATGGTCCCATGTCGAGTAGTCCGTAACCAAATCCTTCGGTCCTGTTCGTGAGAAGAATGCGGATCGAGTTTGGCCAAGTGGACTGAATGTGGGCAACAACCGGATCGAGCCATCCCTCGACGACGGGATGTAAAACGTTGGCTAGTTCATTCGCACCGAAAATGGTTGCCAATGCCGGCAGAATCAATAACGCCGCCGCCAAAATAGGCCCGAGAACGCGATGCTCTAAGATCCCCGGTCTGGGTTCGATCCGCCAGCCGGCGTGGAACCTTAAGTTGCTGACGGTGAACTCGCTAGGCGTGAGCAGCGCTTCGCTAATCTGGTGTACTTGATGTTGGTTCAGGCAGCGACCATCGACGGTGATAAAGGGAATACCCGCTTCATGCGATAGCCGCTCGATCGCTTCCAGCGCGGCTTCGCCAGGTTGTATGCGGTCCCAATTTGAAACGACAACGACTCCCTGTTTTCCTGCGACCAACGGCAGGAGTTCCGCCAAGTCCTCGTCGAGCTGGGTCGCCTGGGCGACTAGCAGAATGGTTTCGTGTTTGCCAAGGGCAGCCAATGCTCGGCGAGTGGTTTCCGTATCCGACTGGCGGAATATCCCAGGCGTATCCACAAACACGAAGCGATCGGTCTGATACCGTTCCACGGCAACCGTCGAGCCCCGAAAATTAGCGACGCCAGTGGGCATTCCCGCTAGCGAAGAGATCAAAGTCGACTTGCCGGCACTCTCTTTCCCGACGACCAGTACACTCTGGCAGGCAGCTTCAGTTAACGTGGACATCGATGATCGGCTTTTCCGGTACTAACAAACACACTCTTCACCACAACACGAGAGATCGTCGAGATACATCCCCCATTGGCGATACATTTCCAGTTGCTCGGCCGGTAGTCCGAGACGGTCCGCGATGGCCTTGGCGACGACGGCAAAACGTTGCCGATATTTGTAGATAAAGCAAAACACGTGCTTGTCATGACGGACCATCGGGCCAGCTAGAAATAAGCCGGAAGTGATTGTCGATTCGTCATGTTCGGTGAGGAGGGGAAAACCATCTTCCTCGCGCGATTCAAATAAGTCGGCAATCAAACGAACGCTGCCGCGAAACCCGGTGGCTAATATGGGAGGAGCTTTCGACGTGAATGTCTCTCCATTGGCGCACAGAACGCGATAGTCAGCAGAGTCTTTCTGCACTTCAAACACGTCCATTTCGCTGACCAGCGAAACCCGATCGGACACCTCCTTACGTCGGAGTCGCTGCGCCGTGTACGTCGAAAGGGTTGTGCTGGGATCGCTTTCATCGCGTTTCCATGGGGCAACCTCCGAGCGATCCAGGACGGTAACCTTCTTGCCGGCCATGGCCAAATGGACTGCTGCATCAATCCCGCTTTCATAGCCACCGATCACAATGCAATCATCGGCGTTGATTTCCTTCCAGGAACGGACCAGCGAATTGTGAAGGCAATGCTCGCTTCCCGGAAACGGACGATCCTGCGGGTATTGAAATTCTCCTGCCGCCCAAACGACAAAACGTGCTCCGATGTTCCCTTCGTTCGTCTCGATGACAAAACGATCTTGTTGGGAAACAACCTTGTTCACCTCGGTGCCTATTTGCACGGGGAGTTTAAAGAACGCCGCAACGCTCTGCAGGAACGCTGCATACTGTCGGCCTGTCGGATGCTCTTCCTGCAGGCTATACGCGGGAGACGTCCCAATCGCGACCGCGTTGATGTCGAGCATCCCGATGGAGTTCGTAGAAAACGATGGGGTAATGAACCGCATTTCCTTGGGCCAACGAGCGAAGGAGGCGCCGATTTCGTGGCGGTCGAGAATCAGGAAGTTCTCGATGCCGGCATGCATCAGCGCCACGCCGATTCCTATTCCTGCAGCTCCTGCCCCGACGACGACGACTTCGAATTCATCGTGGGTGGAATCTTCGTTCGACGTTGAGCCCATTAAGAGTTGACCTCCTCCGAATCATCCGATTCCACCTCGATCACCGGTAAGGGATCGGGAAGTTTGGCCCAGCAATCAGGCCCGGCCATGAACTCGAGATCGGAGAGCAGGCAAGCGTTGAGACGCTGCTCTACTAGATCGCGGTCAAGCTCGATACCGATGAAAACGATCTCCTGACGCCGATCGCCATAGGTTCCATCGAACTGACTAAGCAACTGGGCACGTTCTTCCTCTTCGTCTGGCCAATAGTCATCACTCGCAGCGTCCCACCAGATGCCGGCGGGATTGAGTTGGATCGAAACGCCGGCCTGGGACCAGTGGTAGGCGTAGTCATTTCTGGTCGCAATCCAGGCAAACCCTTTGCTGCGAAGGACACCGCACAGGATGCCATCCTCGCGATTGAGCATGTCCCACAGACGTTCTGGATGAAACGGACGACGCGAACGATAGACGAAGCTGCCGATGTTGTATTCTTCGGTCTCTTTCGATTCTTCTCCCCGTGGTACTGTCAGCCAATCGGCGTGCTGCTCGGCTTCTTGAATGTTGAACAGGCCTGAACCCAGGATCCGTGAGAGAGGGACTTGTCCATGTTCAGTCGCTAAAATCTGAGCGGTGGGGTTCAGGCGTGTGAGTATCGATTGCAACAGGGACAATTGATCCGCATCGACTCGGTCGGCTTTGTTGATCAAAATCACATTGGCAAATTCGACCTGATCAACCAACAGGTCGACCACGTTCCGAGTATCTTCCTCGCTCAGCCCGATCTTTCGATCCACGAGATCATCCCACGAACCGAAATCGACCAGAAAGTTCTCGGCATCGACAACCGTCACCATCGTGTCTAACGCCGCTAAGTCCGATAGGCTCTGGCCTTCCTCGTCGACAAACGTGAACGTTTCGGCGACAGGCAGTGGTTCGCTGATGCCGGTGCTTTCAATCAGCAGGTAATCGAACATTCCCTCGTGCGCCAGTCGAGACACTTCGACAAGTAAGTCCTCGCGAAGTGTGCAGCAAATGCAACCGTTGGTCATCTCAACCAGACGCTCTTCCGTTCGACTCAGTTCAGCATTGCCGCCACGCACAAACGCGGCGTCAATGTTCACCTCGCTCATGTCATTGACGATCACGGCGACACGTAGTCCTTCGCGATTGGCCAAGACATGATTTAGTACGGTCGTTTTCCCTGCCCCAAGAAATCCTGAGAGGACGGTCACTGGAAGTTGTGGTATTGGCTTGTTGGAGATCATGAGTTTTCTTCTAGCAATAGATCAGTACGAATTCGACTCGCGAACATCACTTGTGAAATTACCTAGAGTTCTGAAACGCGAGCTTAGTGCGATTAGAGTCGACGCGGCGTCGTTCTATTTCCTCGTAGAGCTTCTTTTCAATTTCAGTTCGCTTCTCTGGAAACAATTCACAAAGTGCCTCAGCCAGAGTAAACAAGTCCGCTTCGGAGGCTTCTCCGGGAATCTTGACCAACGGAACTCCATAAGACGAAAGTCGCTCGCGCCACAAGGAGTCATCCGGGACACTCTCCCCAGTCTGATACAGATAGATGCTGCACGAACGCAAGCGAACCGCCCTTTCGTTCACCGCTTGATAAGATGGCAACTCCCCAGCTTGGAGCCAGAGGACGGCATCCTGGGGATGCAACAGCGTGTCGCTCGTCTCCGTATCTTCAAGCAAGCTGGCAATGGTTGTCGCCAAACGCGAATGGTGAACGCCAATGCGATGCTGCGTTCCTGATGCAACTTGAGCTTCGACCTCTGAAACGGCGTAACAAGAAAGCAGGCAGAACACCGACACAACGGTGCAAGTGCGAATCATGTTCCTACTCCAAGAAAGGCTCGGCTACATCCGTGCATACGCAACAAATCTGTACATGCATATCCGTTGCATGTGGACCACGTAGGTGGATTCTAGTGGTCATGCAATCGAGTTGCAAGTAGCTGTGTGTGGCAGAAGTGCCTTATTCAGAAAATTGTTGGTTCGCCGCTGATTGTGGCCGATTGCTTCGCCAAGCAATGAAATAAACAGAGCCCGACCAAGTCCTAGAAGCTCCTTCTTCCGCAACCGCTTCACGGATTCCCTCGACCGTGTCCCCGATGCGGGAACGGACCGTTAGCAAACGCTGGGGATGGGGGACGAAGAGCTCAGTGACGCGCCTGAGAGAGTTGTCACCGGTGGGGTCATGTTCCGAGCGGGAGACAACCACGTCGCCGACGCGGATCTCCTCGATATGCTTCAAGCCATCGGCCGAGTGTACCTTCGTGCCGGCAACAAAGCACAATTGCTACTTAGTCATCTTCACGATGACGTCTTTGACTTACGAAAAGAGTTTACGTCCTTCTTTTCGCGTACCTTCAGCTCGCAATCGACTCTCGACGAAAACATGCCACGGAAGACTGTGGCCATGGCATCTTGGCAGGTAATTTTAGGAGACGTACGGTTCGCGACGTGGGTTGGTCAGCATGAAATCAGCAAATGGCCTCATGGCCTTGAGCAACGGCAGTATCCCGTGCTTTTTCTCGTATTGGCGTTCTTGCTCGAACAGCGAAATGAGAAGGCAAAACAGAACGTTCAGATTCTCGTCGATGACTACTGGTCCAAACCGGTAGAAATCGGTAAGCAACAGCAGCGAGTTCTGCTGCGTGCCTTCCCCCAACGGCGAAGGCGGATTGCCATTGGGCAGGATCATTAACGGCTCAGGCATCGAAATCGACGAATCGAGAATCCCTTCTGCCAATTGACGCATTCGTTCCAGAGGCCAACGGTACTGAGGCGTCTGAAAGAAAGAATCATGGATATCCCAGGAGAACGGCAGATGCACCATCAGTTCGCGCTGTATCGGAGACACTTGCTCTACCCGCGTGGCCAGCGAAAGCCCCCTGGTAAAGATCGTATTAACCAATAATTTGTTGCTTGGTTCGACATGCCAGAATTCAACGACTTTGTCCTCTCGGAGGATTGCGTAATCATCCAGGGGGCGAGTTCTCTTCGTTTCCAGAAATCCCAATATCCGCTCGGAAAGCTGTTCCCGTCGGTGCAAGTCGATAACTAACAACTCCGGCACAATGGGTAGCTTGGCACCTTGGGAACGTAGGTACTGGGCGATCTCGTCATCATCCAACTGCACCGCATAAGAAAGGGCATTTCGTCGATACCCGACACTAAGATAGTAGGTCTTATGTAGGTCGACGCCTGCCTCGACGAGCAACCTAACACACTCTAGGCTGCTTGCCGCCACCGCGAGAAGTAGCGGATTGGCATCCACCGTATCGAGCTCGGAGAGTGCTTTCTTTTCCAGCAAGAATCGCACGACATCCACATGCCCTCGTGCGGCGGCCGCGCTCAACGCATTTTCTCGCAGGCCGTCAGCCCGCCGTTGATTCTTGTCGAGTCCATTTTCAAAAAAGAACTGAACCAGATCAAGCTTTCCTGCTTCAGCGGCCTGATATAGCCAAGGTTCCAATTCCAAGATCCACGAGTTTTCCGAAGCAATCCCCTCCACCCCGACGAGATCCCCCTGGGAGATCAAATGTTTTAGCTGTTGTTCAAGTTCGTTGGGGAGCATTATTGCCTCTTTAACGTGGCTATTTTGGGAAATACCTGGACAGGGATAATGTCCGTTGGCAAACCTAATTCTAACAGAATGACAGCCCTGATCAGCGGGCGACGGTATTACCTTGATCCGCACTACCTGCGAATATGAATCGACAAATCCCCCAACTCTTATTCCACGCATCAAATGATGGCATTTGTAACCCTGTGCGGCGAGTACAAGGTTATTGATGTCTGCGCGGGTAATCCAACATGGCAACGAACCGATTTGCCACGAATCCTGGGCTTCCGTTGGTCGTCCCTATTGGATTGGTGGCGCAGAGCTCAATAATCTGCCTTTGTTGTATGGCGACGTAAAATGGCTGCCAGCAGAGCACAAGACAATTCATGCATGCAATTCCCTACCACCAACCGCCTGGCGAGCTATGTCCAGCGCGACGACATAAGCAATACGTAACACCGCACG of the Bremerella cremea genome contains:
- a CDS encoding GTP-binding protein, yielding MISNKPIPQLPVTVLSGFLGAGKTTVLNHVLANREGLRVAVIVNDMSEVNIDAAFVRGGNAELSRTEERLVEMTNGCICCTLREDLLVEVSRLAHEGMFDYLLIESTGISEPLPVAETFTFVDEEGQSLSDLAALDTMVTVVDAENFLVDFGSWDDLVDRKIGLSEEDTRNVVDLLVDQVEFANVILINKADRVDADQLSLLQSILTRLNPTAQILATEHGQVPLSRILGSGLFNIQEAEQHADWLTVPRGEESKETEEYNIGSFVYRSRRPFHPERLWDMLNREDGILCGVLRSKGFAWIATRNDYAYHWSQAGVSIQLNPAGIWWDAASDDYWPDEEEERAQLLSQFDGTYGDRRQEIVFIGIELDRDLVEQRLNACLLSDLEFMAGPDCWAKLPDPLPVIEVESDDSEEVNS
- a CDS encoding DEAD/DEAH box helicase family protein, which produces MPSNFDFLLPDWSPLHEDAMQVEVNALTAPRTCAFYARRTMELAIKWMYAHDSYLHMPYQDNLSALIHEQTFKDTLAPGLFTQLKMIQSLGNMAVHSNAAVNAKDTLIVTRSLHLFLSWLAKAYTKAGSVPPFNADLLPRPEDATALADQNAEQLQALQGKLAAKDEAYLASLNKLAATEQEVAKLKAEIQKIKAENKKSIADEDYTEEATRDLFIDLMLREAGWNLEADNVLEYEVAGMPNKKGVGYVDYVLWGDNGLPLAVVEAKKSKVNPNVGQHQAELYADCLEAKFGQRPVIFYTSGYTTWLWDDTRYPPRQVQGFYTRDQLQLMINRRTSLTDVTQIKVNKAITDRYYQEEALRRIMQNFDDMSRKALVVMATGSGKTRVSISAVDMLLRANWVKRVLFLADRTALLKQAQNSFNDNLPNVSTVNLVKEKENDQNRVVFSTYPTMMNCIDDARKDGKKRFGVGHFDLIIIDEAHRSVYQKYGAIFEYFDALLLGLTATPKSEVDRNTYDLFELEDHVPTFAYELEQAVGDEYLVPPKAVSVPLKFLREGIKYDDLSDEEKQAYEEKFYDEDAGELPDQINSAALNKWLFNKDTVNKVLKHLMESGLKVEGGDRIGKSIIFAKNHKHAEFIVEQFDANYPKLAGKHCRLIDNQVSYAQSLIDDFYIPNKPPYIAVSVDMLDTGIDVPEVVNLVFFKMVRSKTKFWQMVGRGTRLCPDLFGPNMDKEFFYIFDYCQNLEFFGERPDGVEATVQESIKTKNFKRRLHIIEHLQEQAKADLPPELAALEDAYQGQLQDVVKRMDVNNFIVRPKREYVERYRDKESWKGLSKTDVVDIEANLAPLPYDDDDEEFARRFDLLVLNMELAILESDPKLTRYQERIRELASGLEEKKSIPVVSAQMELILEVQTDEFWEYVTLPQLEKVRKCLRDLIKFVDKKGGQENVFTNFEDDLGEGTEIDDLVQKDTNLKNYRLKVERFIRDHETHITIHKLKTNKPITEADIAALESILFSDEGPGSKEDYLETYGTDQPLGKLVRQIVGLDQNAAKEAFNEFLSSSTFTADQITFINQIVEHLVHNGMMEPKELFESPFSDLHGQGVIGMFQDDAKKVVSVLEAINGNAVVA
- a CDS encoding nucleoside recognition domain-containing protein; amino-acid sequence: MSTLTEAACQSVLVVGKESAGKSTLISSLAGMPTGVANFRGSTVAVERYQTDRFVFVDTPGIFRQSDTETTRRALAALGKHETILLVAQATQLDEDLAELLPLVAGKQGVVVVSNWDRIQPGEAALEAIERLSHEAGIPFITVDGRCLNQHQVHQISEALLTPSEFTVSNLRFHAGWRIEPRPGILEHRVLGPILAAALLILPALATIFGANELANVLHPVVEGWLDPVVAHIQSTWPNSIRILLTNRTEGFGYGLLDMGPFLLVWALPTVILFSVILGVYKSSGLVERINIALHPYVRHVGLSGRDIVRILMGFGCNVPAVVSTRACSGCSRDSAIAAIAFGAACSYQLPATMAVLSSVSIQLGRSPIVLNLIYLSYLFLTTLVYLRLSSPRSGRDALNILMTPRRPFMQWPSARSLWRESRTTIQQFFLQAMPIFVAICIIASLLAYAGVLNVMSSGIGPMMAIFNLPVEASLPLMLASIRKDGIFLFAGDQGFTTPMTAAQTLTAVYLAGVLFPCLVTALTIARETNWQRTAVLLFRQAAFALVFSLILAWGTLWLL
- a CDS encoding NAD(P)/FAD-dependent oxidoreductase, with product MGSTSNEDSTHDEFEVVVVGAGAAGIGIGVALMHAGIENFLILDRHEIGASFARWPKEMRFITPSFSTNSIGMLDINAVAIGTSPAYSLQEEHPTGRQYAAFLQSVAAFFKLPVQIGTEVNKVVSQQDRFVIETNEGNIGARFVVWAAGEFQYPQDRPFPGSEHCLHNSLVRSWKEINADDCIVIGGYESGIDAAVHLAMAGKKVTVLDRSEVAPWKRDESDPSTTLSTYTAQRLRRKEVSDRVSLVSEMDVFEVQKDSADYRVLCANGETFTSKAPPILATGFRGSVRLIADLFESREEDGFPLLTEHDESTITSGLFLAGPMVRHDKHVFCFIYKYRQRFAVVAKAIADRLGLPAEQLEMYRQWGMYLDDLSCCGEECVC